Proteins encoded by one window of Antechinus flavipes isolate AdamAnt ecotype Samford, QLD, Australia chromosome 4, AdamAnt_v2, whole genome shotgun sequence:
- the BCL2L15 gene encoding bcl-2-like protein 15, which produces MKTFEEQTECIVESLFNEFLPPPMMSQGPSFRSADVPDSGGEPSSFDVTIIAARLRMLGDQLNENMEIYRKVEKSAKIVITKVTTEQAIASLQDTVKSTVQSLSQTWCAQDPNLVYERAFLAVSVKLLDVVSRKIPHMARQLARPMRNMINEDTGVRQFIEGQGGWENLIPTLH; this is translated from the exons ATGAAGACTTTTGAGGAACAAACTGAGTGCATTGTGGAATCCCTGTTCAATGAATTCTTGCCTCCACCAATGATGTCCCAAGGCCCCTCGTTCCGTAGTGCTGATGTCCCAGACTCTG GTGGTGAGCCAAGCTCTTTTGATGTGACAATCATTGCTGCTCGTCTAAGAATGCTAGGTGATCAGTTAAatgaaaacatggaaatatatagaaaagtggAAAAATCTGCCAAAATAGTCATCACCAAAGTTACTACAGAACAG GCAATTGCTTCACTACAGGACACAGTAAAATCTACAGTGCAATCACTCAGCCAGACGTGGTGTGCCCAAGATCCTAACCTAGTCTATGAGAGGGCCTTTCTGGCTGTGTCTGTAAAGTTACTGGATGTCGTTTCCCGCAAAATACCTCACATGGCCAGGCAGTTAGCAAGGCCCATGAGGAACATGATCAATGAGGACACAGGTGTTCGACAGTTTATTGAAGGACAGGGTGGTTGG gAGAATCTGATACCAACTCTCCATTGA